The Burkholderiales bacterium genome includes the window GTATCGGGTCATGCACCTTGTAGAAGCTTTAAACATTCTCTGCCGGTCTCGGTGACTCCTTCAATCGTGACAGCGCGGCCCGCGCTTTCTATTCGTAAGCTGATTTTGATATCGGGGACGGGAAGCAGGCCCGCAGCTTTTTCCGGCCATTCCACAAGACAGACGGCCTGGCTGTCGAAATGTTCGCGGAATCCTGCATCCTGCCATTCTTCCGCAAGTTCGAACCGATAAAAATCAAAGTGATATAAGTTTAACCTAGAAATAGCATAAAGTTCAACCAGTAAATACGTCGGGCTTTTGACCTTGCCGCGGTAGCCCAGGCCTCCCAGCAGCCCCCGCACCAGCGTGGTTTTGCCCGAGCCGAGCTCGCCGCAGAAATAAACTTTCAATCCCGGTGTAATCAGCGGCGCAAGTTGCACGCCGAGTGCGCGGGTGGCCTGCTCGTCGGCGAGGTAGCGTATGATTTTTGTGTCCGGCTGGTTATGATGAGGCTTATGCACGATTCCACTTTCAGTCATAGGTCGACGGATGAGTTTGCCAAGCTCGCCGCGGCGATCAAGTCATGGGGAAAAGCGCTCGGCTTCCAGGAAGTCGGCATTGCCGGAGTTGATCTCGGCGAAGCGGAACGGCGGCTCCAGGAATGGCTGGCGGCGGGCAGCCACGGCGACATGGATTATATGGCAAAACACGGGGTGAAACGCAGCCGCCCGGCGGAGCTTTTGCCCGGCACGCAGCGCGTGATTTCCGTGCGCTTGAATTACCAGCCGCCAGACGCGCGCGACAGCTGGGAGGTGCTTGAGCAGGGCAACAAAGCCTACATCTCCCGCTACGCCGTGGGGCGCGATTACCATAAAGTACTACGCTCGCGCTTGCAGCAGCTGGTGGACAAGATTCGCGAACACGCGGGCGATTACCGCTGCCGCGTGTTTACCGACAGCGCGCCGGTGATGGAGGTGGAACTCGCGCGCAAAGCGGGTTTGGGCTGGCGCGGCAAACATACGCTGCTGCTCACGCGCGAGACCGGCTCGTGGTTTTTTCTCGGCGAGATTTACACCGATCTGCCGCTGCCGGCGGATGCGCCGCAACCGGATCATTGCGGTACCTGCCAGAAATGCATGGACATTTGCCCGACGCAGGCGATTACCGCGCCGTATCAGCTCGACGCGCGGCGCTGCATTTCCTATCTCACCATCGAGCACCAAGGCAGCATTCCCGAAGAATTGCGCCCGCTCATGGGGAATCGCGTGTACGGCTGCGACGACTGTCAATTGGTCTGCCCCTGGAACAAGTACGCCAAACCTTCAGGCGAGCCGGATTTCAAGGTGCGCCACGGCTTGGATGACGCCGAATTGGTTGAGCTGTTTGGCTGGAGCGAAGAGGAATTCCACGCCAAACTCGCGGGCAGCGCCATTCATCGCATCGGCTATGAGCGCTGGCTGAGAAATCTCGCCGTAGGACTCGGCAACGCGCCGGCTTCAGCGGCGGCAATCGCCGCGCTCGAGCGCCGCCGTGATCACCCCTCGCCGCTGGTCAGAGAGCATGTGGCTTGGGCGCTTTTAAGTCAGCGCGCGGCAGCATGAAAATCATGGAGGCCGGCCCGGGCGCCGGTGAATTCATGGGCGCTGCCGCAGTCGAACCTGCTGCCAGGAATACAAAATCCTTGAGCCAGGCCACCGGATGACAAAAACATTTGCTTTTCCCGCGCTGATGGCCCTGCTGTCCAGCCTTGCTTCTGGACCGCTGCAGGCGGCGGATATTCCCGATACCGCCAGGCTTGAGGTCGCCGGCGGCACGCTGAATGTGATTTTCACGCCGGGTGAGCTGGATCTGCCGCAATCCAAGGTGTTCGACTGGGTTTCCAAATCGGCGCATGCCGTCGCCGGTTACTACGGGCGCTTTCCGGTGCGCGAGGCGCAAATCACCATTGTTCCCGTCGCTGGCAGCGGCGTGCAATCAGGCAAATCCTTCGGCCATCCTCGCGCGCGGGTGAGAATCTCTCTCGGCCGTTCTGCAACGGAAGCGGATCTGGAGAAAGACTGGATGTTGGTGCATGAACTGGTGCACCTGGCTTTTCCCTCGATGGATAATCCCCATCACTGGATCGAGGAGGGCATAGCCACTTACGTCGAACCGATCGCCCGCGCCAAAGCGGGGCAATTGAGCGCGGAAAAAGTCTGGGGCGATTTGGTGCGCGGTTTACCTTACGGCCTGCCGCAAACGGGGGATCGCGGGCTGGACTTCACGCCGACCTGGGGACGCACTTATTGGGGCGGCGCGTTGTTCTGCCTGCTTGCCGACATCGAAATCCGTAAGCGCACGCAAAATCGCCACGGCCTGCAGGACGCGTTGCGCGCGATAGTCGCCGCCGGCGGCAGCATCGAGGCAAGCTGGGACTTGCGCCGCGCTTTTAAAATCGGCGATGCGGCGACCGGCGCGCCGGTGCTCACCGAGCTGTATGAGCGCATGCGCTCAACGCCGGTGGACACGCCGTTATCCGAGCTGTGGCGCAGCCTCGGGGTGGAAGTGCAGGGCCGCAGCGTGACTTTCAATGATGAAGCGCCGCTCGCCGGCGTGCGCCGCGCGATTACCGCCGGTCGTTCAGGGTGAACGGACCGCGAGCAATTCGTCCAGCGCTTCAATCCAATGTCTCACCGGCAAGTCGGTCGCGCTTTGCAAATGCGCGAGGCAGCCGATATTTGCGGTGAGAATTTCCTTCGGTTTGCCCGATTCCAGCGCGGCGATTTTGTTGGCAAGCAGTTTCCGCGACAACTCAGGCTGCAACAGCGAATACGTTCCCGCCGAGCCGCAGCACAAATGCGCATCGGGCACGTCAGCCAGCTCAAAACCCAGATCTGCGAGCAGCGGTTCCACCACGCCGTGGATTTCCAGCGCGTGCTGCAAGGTGCAGGGCGCATGGAAAGCGAGCCTGGTGTTAACGCCGCTTTTTTTCGTCTGCGCGGCGATTCTGTCTTTGTTGCCAACGATGATTTCGCTCACGTCTTTTGCCAGGGCGGAAATGCACTGTGCTTTTGCCGCGTAGGCGGCGTCATCTTTTAGCAGATGCCCGTATTCTTTCACTGTCGCGCCGCAGCCGCTGGCGTTGATTACCAGCGCTTCCGCGCCTTTCTCGATTTGCGGCCACCAGGCGTCAATATTGCGGCGCATGATTGCCAATCCTTGTTTCTGATAATTGAGATGATAGGTGATGGCGCCGCAGCATCCTGGCGCGCGCGCAAGCGAAATGCCGAGCCGGTCGAGCACCCGGGCGGTTGCGGCGTTGATATTGGGCGCCAGCGCGGGTTGCACGCAGCCTTCAAGCAGCAACATTCTGCGCGCGTGCTGTGCGGCCGGCCACCTTGTCGGTTGCGCGGCTCGGGGAATTTTGCGGCGTATTTTTTCGGGTAGCAGCGGGCGCGCGAGTTGGCCCAGTTTCAGTAGCGGATTGAATAAGGCCGGATTCGGCAACACGGTCCGTAGCAGTGTGCGTATCGCGCCGTCGATGAAACCGCGCGCCACGCGCTTTTCCACCAGGTCGCGGCCGATGTCGGCAAGCCGCCCGTAGCGCACGCCGGAGGGACAGGTAGTCTCGCAGGCGCGGCACGTCAGACAACGGTCGAGATGCAGCCGGGTTTTTTCGGTGGGCGCGGCGCCTTCGAGCATCTGTTTGATGAGATAAATGCGCCCGCGCGGACCGTCGAGCTCATCGCCCAGCAATTGGTAGGTGGGGCAGGTGGCGTTGCAGAAACCGCAATGCACGCAGGCGCGCAGAATGGAATCCGCTTCCCTGCCTTGAGGCGTGTCTCTGATGAATTCTGCGAGACTGGTTTGCATTGAGAGAGGTTCTAAAGTTCCGGATACAGCCGGCCGGGATTGAAAATGCCCGCCGGATCGAAAGTTTGCTTGAGTTTTTTGTGCACTTTGAGCAGCGCCGGCGGGAGCGGATGAAACACGCCCGCGCTTTTGTCGGCGGCGCGGAACAACGTGGCGTGGCCGCCGGCTTTTGCCGCGGCGCCGCGTATCGGTTGCGCGTCGGCGGCGCTTTTGAGCCAGCGCAAGCTCCCGCCCCATTCAATCAGTTGTTCGCCGGGCAGATTCAGCGGCGGCGTGGTGGATTTTATGGAAAGCCGCCACAGCGGCGCGCCGCTTTCAAAGAAGGGATCGGTTTGCTCGCGAATCCCGGTCCAGAACCGGCGGGCTTGCTCAGTTTCAATGCGCTCGCCGCCAAGTTTCCCGCACGCCGATTCAACCGCCGTCGCCGCGCCCGAGAGGCGTAAGCCCAGCTCGCCGCCGGTGTAGGCGCTGGCTGAAATCGGCAGCGGCTTGCCGGCCCATTGGTTTAGCATCCGGATGGCCTGGTCCTCCGCCAACTCGAAGCGCAGCGTCGCCTCGGTTTTTGGCAGCGGCAGTACTTTCAGCGAAACTTCAAGAATCAGTCCCAATGTGCCGAGCGAGCCGGTCATGAGACGCGACACATCGTAACCCGCGACATTTTTCATCACCTGCCCGCCGAAGCGCAAATCGTGGCCGCGCCCATCCAGAATTCTTACACCGAGCACGAAATCGCGCACGGCGCCGCTTGCGGCGCGGCGCGGGCCGGAAAGCCCGGCGGCGATGCAGCCGCCGAGCGTGGCATGATTTCCGAAATGCGGCGGCTCGAATGCCAGCATCTGTCCGTGTTGTTGCAGTGCCGCTGCGATTTCCGCGAGTGGCATGCCGCAGCGCGCAGTGATGACCAGTTCCGTCGGCTCGTAGTCAACGATGCCGCGATAAGCGGTGGTGTCGAGAATTTCGCCTTGTGGCTTGCCGCCGTAAAAATCCTTGCTGCCGCCGCCGCGGATGCGTAGAGGCATCTTGCTTGCGATAGCTGTGCGGATCGTATCGGTGAATTGGTTGATGATTTGTTGCATGAAAAATATGCAGGTTAAGTGTTCAGTGTTCGGGGTTAAGAGTAAAAAGACGGACGCAAGAGGCCGGTATGATACTGGAATCTTAACTCTGAACCCTCAACTCTCAACCCTCAACTAGAATCTCGGCAGTTCGGGGAATTTTTCCTGCCCGCGGTGCACGTGCATGCGGCCGAATTCGGCGCAGCGGTGCAGCGTGGGCACCGCCTTGCCCGGGTTGAGCAGGCCGGGCTCATCGAACGCGCGCTTCACCCCGTGGAAAATTTCCAGTTCGTTGGCTTGGAATTGGATGCACATCTGCTTGATTTTTTCAACGCCGACGCCGTGCTCGCCGGTGATGGTGCCGCCGACTTCAATGCACAGTTCAAGAATCTCCCCGCCGAACTCTTCGGTGCGGCGCAATTCATCCGGCTGGTTGGCGTCAAACATGATGAGCGGGTGCAAATTGCCGTCGCCTGCATGAAACACGTTGGCGCAGCGCAGGCCGTATTTATTTTCCATGTCGCCGATGGCGCGCAGCACCCGTGCAAGCTGTTTCCGCGGAATGGTGCCGTCCATGCAGTAGTAATCCGGCGAAATGCGTCCCACCGCGGAGAACGCCGCCTTGCGCCCGGCCCAGAATTTGTTGCGCTCGCTGTCGTTCCGGGAGACGCGGATTTCGGCTGCGCCGCTTTGTTGCATGACCTCTTGCACGCGCAGGATTTCATCCTCTACTTCTTCGGCGCAG containing:
- the tsaE gene encoding tRNA (adenosine(37)-N6)-threonylcarbamoyltransferase complex ATPase subunit type 1 TsaE, which codes for MTESGIVHKPHHNQPDTKIIRYLADEQATRALGVQLAPLITPGLKVYFCGELGSGKTTLVRGLLGGLGYRGKVKSPTYLLVELYAISRLNLYHFDFYRFELAEEWQDAGFREHFDSQAVCLVEWPEKAAGLLPVPDIKISLRIESAGRAVTIEGVTETGRECLKLLQGA
- the queG gene encoding tRNA epoxyqueuosine(34) reductase QueG is translated as MHDSTFSHRSTDEFAKLAAAIKSWGKALGFQEVGIAGVDLGEAERRLQEWLAAGSHGDMDYMAKHGVKRSRPAELLPGTQRVISVRLNYQPPDARDSWEVLEQGNKAYISRYAVGRDYHKVLRSRLQQLVDKIREHAGDYRCRVFTDSAPVMEVELARKAGLGWRGKHTLLLTRETGSWFFLGEIYTDLPLPADAPQPDHCGTCQKCMDICPTQAITAPYQLDARRCISYLTIEHQGSIPEELRPLMGNRVYGCDDCQLVCPWNKYAKPSGEPDFKVRHGLDDAELVELFGWSEEEFHAKLAGSAIHRIGYERWLRNLAVGLGNAPASAAAIAALERRRDHPSPLVREHVAWALLSQRAAA
- the glcF gene encoding glycolate oxidase subunit GlcF, with amino-acid sequence MQTSLAEFIRDTPQGREADSILRACVHCGFCNATCPTYQLLGDELDGPRGRIYLIKQMLEGAAPTEKTRLHLDRCLTCRACETTCPSGVRYGRLADIGRDLVEKRVARGFIDGAIRTLLRTVLPNPALFNPLLKLGQLARPLLPEKIRRKIPRAAQPTRWPAAQHARRMLLLEGCVQPALAPNINAATARVLDRLGISLARAPGCCGAITYHLNYQKQGLAIMRRNIDAWWPQIEKGAEALVINASGCGATVKEYGHLLKDDAAYAAKAQCISALAKDVSEIIVGNKDRIAAQTKKSGVNTRLAFHAPCTLQHALEIHGVVEPLLADLGFELADVPDAHLCCGSAGTYSLLQPELSRKLLANKIAALESGKPKEILTANIGCLAHLQSATDLPVRHWIEALDELLAVRSP
- the glcE gene encoding glycolate oxidase subunit GlcE; amino-acid sequence: MQQIINQFTDTIRTAIASKMPLRIRGGGSKDFYGGKPQGEILDTTAYRGIVDYEPTELVITARCGMPLAEIAAALQQHGQMLAFEPPHFGNHATLGGCIAAGLSGPRRAASGAVRDFVLGVRILDGRGHDLRFGGQVMKNVAGYDVSRLMTGSLGTLGLILEVSLKVLPLPKTEATLRFELAEDQAIRMLNQWAGKPLPISASAYTGGELGLRLSGAATAVESACGKLGGERIETEQARRFWTGIREQTDPFFESGAPLWRLSIKSTTPPLNLPGEQLIEWGGSLRWLKSAADAQPIRGAAAKAGGHATLFRAADKSAGVFHPLPPALLKVHKKLKQTFDPAGIFNPGRLYPEL